The sequence CCATTTTGCGGAAACGGGTTTCAAATTTTCGATTGGCTTTTCTTAAGGCAGTTTCCGGATCAATTTTTAAGTGCCTAGATAAATTGATACAGGTAAACAAGATATCTCCCATTTCTTCCTCAATATTTTCAAGATCTTGGTTTTTGATCGCATCTTTAAGTTCTTGAACCTCCTCATCAATTTTATGGAATATATCGCCCGCTGAACCCCAGTCAAAGCCAACACTAGCAGCTTTTTTCTGTAGTTTTCCAGCCCGTAAAATCGCTGGCACATGGAGAGGGGTTAAGTCAAGAATGCTGCCATTTGGATTGGAAGATTTCTGCACATTTTTTCTCATTTCCCAGGATTTTTCAATTGCTTCCGATTGATTGGAAAAATTATCCTTATTTACTGCAAAGACATGGGGATGACGTTCAATCATTTTCTTCAGGATATTTTCAACAATATCTTCAAATGTAAAAAGGGTTTTTTCTTCCGCTAAAACAGTATAGAACATAATTTGAAATAAAAGATCACCTAATTCTTCTTTTAAAAGGTGAGGCTGATTTAATTCAACGGCTTCGACAACTTCATACGCTTCTTCAAGCGTATAGGCAGCGATTGACCTGAAATCTTGTTTTTTATCCCAATCACAACCGTTTTTCGGGTGACGAAGATGACGAACCAGTTCTAATAATTGGGTGATAAGGGAAGAGGGCATAGGGATACGATTTGATTAACTAGGGATTGGATTAATACCAAAAAATTATATCTAGGGTTTCTTATGTTTTTTCCTGCCATTTGCCAGATTCATTTTGTAAATAGTATTTAACATTCAAGCCTTGAGAACGATAATCAAGGAACTTAGCGTTGCTGGTTTCAATTTCTTGTGAATTTAAGCCATCCACCAAAATAATAAGCAAAGCAAATGGTGTTGTTATGGGTATTATAAAGCCAGGAATGATAAATGCGACAGATGCCTGATTAGGATTTTCTAATTGATGCGTAATCCAAACCAATTGCCGCTCTGGCCTACCATCAACAGCTGAACCATGGGGAAGAAAAGCTTTTTGTTCTACCGTCCATAAACTCGAACATAGACTCTCCACCTCATCTTTGGTAGATACGAGGACAACGGCACGTTGTCCCCGCATTAAGGTTTTTTCTAAAAGTTCTTTTAAGACCTTAACAAGAGAAAGTTTTGTAAACACATAAAATCGAACTTCTTTTGCCAACACTTTCGGAACAATCCTCTTTATCCAAAGTTATTCGTATTGATCGGCGATAAAACGGTTCAACAACCTTACTCCAAACCCTGTTGCACCTTTGGGAGTAGTTGGATATTCACTCTCAGTCCAGGCAACACCAGCAATATCCAAATGAGCCCAAGCAGTATCTTTTACAAAGCGTTGCAAGAAATGGGCAGCTGTGATACTGCCTGCGCTGCCCCGGTTTACTGAGTTTTTAACATCAGCAATATCACTATTAATCATCTTGTCATAATGATCATGTAAAGGCATATGCCAAATTGGTTCCGAAACCTTTTTTGAAGCGTCGATTAATTGATCCACAAGGGTTTGGTTATTACTGAAAAGCCCCGCATAATGATGTCCTAAAGCTACCACGATCGCACCTGTCAAAGTAGCCAAGTCAATCATCACTTTTGGTTTAAAACGTTGCTGGCAATACCACAAAACGTCAGCCAGAACCAATCGGCCTTCCGCATCCGTATTGATCACTTCAATTGTTTGTCCAGACATGGATGTTACAACGTCACCTGGGCGTTGGGCGGTGCCGGAAGGCATGTTTTCGACTAAACCGGCCAAACCCACAACTCGGGCTTTTGATTTTCTGGCGGCCAAAGTCCTCATTAAACCAATGACGGTTGCAGCACCTGCCATATCAGTTTTCATCTCTTCCATATTGGCAGCCGCTTTAATTGAAATGCCGCCGCTGTCAAAAGTTACACCCTTGCCGACAATTGCAACCGGCTGCGCTGCTTTATCAGCGCCCGGCCATTCCATGACTAGTAGTTGGCTCTCATGAGCGCTTCCCTGACCCACACCAAGCAAGGAGTTCATACCTAACTTTTTCATTTCAGCTATACCAAATACTTCTACTTTAACCCCTAATTGAGTTAAAGATTGGGCAGCTTCGGCTAAGCTTTTAGGATAAATCACATTCCCTGGTTCAGAAACCAAATTACGGGTTAAATAAATCCCTTCCAATGTTTTTTCTAAAGGCTCATAAAACTTTTTTGCAGCAACAGGATCTGGCACCACGATGGTCAGTTGCTCAAGGATGGGTTTATCTTGGGGTTTTATGTTAGTTTTATATTTACTAAAACGATAGTTTTTTAATTGCACACCATAAGCTATATGTGCCGCCAATTCATTGATATTCGCGGGTTTTTTATCAGATGCTTCAAATTCATCTAATATACAAGTGCTTTCTTTTTCGTTAACTGATATTAACTGGTTGAAAATGTGACCGCCAAGATTTTCAGCGCTTCGCTCCGTAAAAGCTGATTTTTTTCCCAATCCTGCCACAATTAATCGATCAAATGACAGGTGATTGGGGCTGCTGATGCAAACAAATTCGCCTAAATTCTTTTTAAAACGATTGTGGTATTGTATGGTTTTAGCGATAATCCCTTGACTTTGCTGGTCAAATTTTTGAACATGGCTGCCAAAATTACCTTCTTCAAATACTCCAACAACCACTGTCCCAGCAGTTGCACTTGAAGATTTTACAAAATTAACCTTCATTTTCCCCTCATATAAATTATTTGGTGGTTATAAAAATAAGTAGTAAAAATTTTATGTACCAGCATAGACATGTTTTTTAATCAAACAAGTGTAATAAAAACATGAAAATAAGTAGGAATTTATTTATCAGTGACGAAAAAAATGATAGATTTAAAAGGAATCATTTTAGTATCGCCCATTAATAACCGTAATAGTCATGGTTATTGACAGCTAATGAGCTTCCATAATTGGATGGTTCGAACGTGCTCTAAAGCTACATTATTTATTTCGAAGGGAAGAAGTATCGTGCTACATGTCCGATTTGTTTTTCTGGTAACGATTTATACATTTGCAAATTTGATTTGCAGTCCGTTTACCTATGCTCAGACTGGCTTAAGTATTGTGGCGACTGTAAATGACGACATTGTTACAGAATTAGATTTGCAACAGCGTATATCTTTGGTTTTATTATCTTCAAGATTAGAAAATACGGCGCAAGTCAGACATGACATTGCTCCACAAGTGTTACGGTTATTAATCGATGACCGCTTGAAACTGCAAGAAGCCAGAAGGAACAATATTACGGTCAGTGATAGAGAATTACAATCACAACTAGAAAATATTGCCGGACAAAACAATTTAACAATCAAGCAATTTTCTGAAGTTCTCGCACAGAACGGGATTTATATACAATCTTTAGCAGAAAACTTTAGGGCAGAGATTGCCTGGTCAAAACTTATTTCCATGAAATTACGATCCTCTATAACAATTGGGCAATCGGATATTGAAAGAAGTTATGAAAATCTTCAAAAAAATGCTGGTAAAACACAATATCATTTATACGAAATTTTCCTTATCGCTGACAATCCCAAACAACTGGACGAAGTCCGGCAATCAGCTGAATTATTAAGTAGACAGGCAAGGACAGGGGCGAATTTCTTATTATTGGCTAAAGATTTTTCTCAAGCAGCAAGTGCCGCAAATAGCGGAGAGGTAGGATGGATTTTTGCTGACCAATTAGATGAAAACCTTCGGAAAGTTTTAGTAACGCTTAAAGCGGGCGAAGCTTCCCAACCAATCCGCACAGGTTATGGTTATTATATTATTTTTGTTAGTGAGCAACGGCTTGCCCCAGGCCTCAATCCAAATGATATGGGCTTATCATTGGCCAGATTATATTTGCCTTTTTCAAGTAAAATGACTGCATCAGAACGTGATACAATCGTTGCAAAAGCAAAGAAAATAGCTTCCCAAGCTAATAATTGCGATCAATTTGTAAGATTAGCTGAGGAAACAAATACAGAGATTCCTTCGGCACTTCCTAAATTAGCCTTATCCGATTTACCGGCCAATTTCCAAAACGCTTTGAAGGGTTTAAACAATGAGGAAAAAACCCAGCCCATCGTAACTAATGAAGGGGTTATTATTTTGATGATTTGTCAAACATTTACGGCCTTGCAATACCAAAAAGAAAAAATAGCTCAACAATTAACCCTTGAACGATTAGAGCAGTCGGCCAGAAGCTATTTAAGGGATTTAAGGCGTTTTGCAGTGATAAATTATCGTCGTTAGAAAGTGATTTAGAAGGGTTAGCCTGACATAATTGCCATTATGTAAGGATTTTTTTTCTTTCATATATATTGTAATTGAAAGCTGCATGAAAAATAAAAAAAATAATGGTAGAACGGGTAGTGTGATATTTGCCAAACATAGTTTAGGGCAGCATTTTTTATTAGATAAAAACATTACGCGCAAAATTGTCAATCAAGTTTCAGGTTTACGTTTAAGCCATATAATTGAAATTGGTCCCGGCCACGGCACTTTGACGCGAGCACTATTAGAAGCGGGGGCCAAAGAAGTTTGGGCGATCGAAAAAGACCAACGGTTGATTGAGCCATTGCAGTTGCTGTCGAAGGAATTTAGCGGCAGGCTTCATGTTATCCATGAGGATGCTTTAAAAATTGACACACCATCGATTTGTCCCGAGCCCCGTCAAATTGTTGCCAATCTTCCTTATAATGTGGGAACAGAATTGTTCATCAGGTGGTTGCATCAATCCCATGCCTATCAATCCATGACATTAATGTTCCAAAAAGAGGTTGCTGACCGAATTATCGCCCAACCTTTTAGCAAGCAGTATGGTAGGTTAAGCGTAATCAGCCAGTTCCTGATGCATTCCAAAAAACTTTTTGATTTGCCGCCCTCTGCTTTTGTTCCGCCTCCAAAGGTTCATTCATCCGTTGTTCAATTAAAACCAAATCTTATAATCGAAAGAATTCCTTTATTGGAAAAGATTGAAAAAATTACGGCAGCAGGTTTTGGGAATCGCCGAAAAATGTTGCGTCAATCGTTGAAATCTTTAACACCCCATCTTGCAGAATGGCTCAAAAATTGTGATGTGCCCGAAACCGCTAGAGCTGAGGAACTAAGTATAGAAAAATTTTTTCTATTGGCGAAGAGCCTATCCTAGGATACTACTAAGCCTGTCATCTTTAAAGTAAGAGAATAAATTAATGTCGCATAGGATATTTTCACTTTCTTTGGTTTTGCTTACTGTCATTTTTATTTGCGGGGGGTATGGTGCCCAAGCACAAAGCGTCTATCAAGTGACTGATGTTCCTGTTGATGTCACTGCCAAGGACGCCGCTGTGGCTCGTCAGCAGGCTTTTAATAAAGCACAACGTAATGCTTTCGATATACTTATATCCCGGATGTCATTATCAGTAGAGGATACGGTTAATTTAGCCAATCTTTCATTTACAGAAATCACCACGTTAATTCAGGATTTTGAAGTCATTAACGAAAAATCTTCCTCAGTACGGTATATCGCTACCCTGTCTTTTCAGTTTAAAGCTGATGCTGTTAAAAAATTATTCCGGCAATATAACATTGATTTTGTAGAAACCGTTAGCGACAGAACATTGTTGCTGCCTGTTTTCTCCGAAGGTTTTAAAGAGATTCTTTTCGAGGAAAGCAATGTCTGGCTCAATACTTGGAAAACCGGTCTTCCTAAATTTAGTTTTTTGATGCCCATTTTACCGTTGGGAGACATTGAAGATATAGAATCTGTATCATTTATTGATAATAAGCTGCAGATTGAAGGTAATGCTTATCGTTTTTTAGCGGACAAATATCAAGTATCCAAAGTTATTTTAGTAAAGCTTTCTATGATTGATGAAAATTCTAGTAAAGTTGAAATAACAACTTTTGCTAAAGAAGGATTGGCTAATAGTGAGGAAATTATGCTTGATTTACCTTTCTCTTCTTATCAAGCACTTGTCAATGCAACCATCGCTCACCTTGATCAGCAATGGAAAATAGAACACGTGATTAATCATGATTCAGTTAATTCAGCAAAATTTTCTGTAACATTTGAAAGTTCGGCCACGTGGTATGAGATAAGACAAAAAATTAATAAAATTTCTTTAATAGAAAAATTGGATCTTATCAGAATCGGCACCCACCAAATTGACTTGGAAATTCAGTTTAATGGCTCCAATGATAAATTTATTCAAGCAATTCGGAATACGGGATTAGATATCAAAGAATTGGGAATATCTTCCTATCTTATAACTAAACCATAGTGAGAGTGATGTAATGGCTGCAGTATTAAAACTTGGTTGGCGGAATACTTTTTTTTGGGGTGCAGTGTTCCTTTTATTGGTTGGGATCATATTCTTATTATCTGATATTATCATGCCATTTTTTGCAGGCATTATATTGGCTTACCTTTTTAATCCCGCAAAAAAATATTTGGTTGGATGGAAATTAGGTAAGGGGTTCTCAGCTCTACTTATTATAGTTCTTTTCATTTGTTTTATTACAACTTTTATTTTTCTAATGCTCCCTGTTTTTATTGAACAATTTCAGGTTTTATCAACTAAAATTCCCGCTTATTTAGCCACTATAACAGGAGAGGGAAAATTTTTCTTTGATGCGATTAGACAAAATTTCAGTAATTTAGATAATTCCTCAGTCTATGGTTTTATCAACAAAGCATTGCAAAATTTATTTAGTGTCTTGAATATTTTATCATTAATTTTCATTACCCCCATTGTAACCTTTTATCTTTTAAGGGATTGGGAACCCATGATCAGCAAAATCAATAGTTGGTTGCCTGAACGGAATGCCCCCATTATCCGCCAGCAATTTCATGAAATTGATCTGATGTTAGCTGCTTATATTCGGGGCAAAGCAACCATCTGTCTTTTCTTAGCTATTTTTTATGGTGCAGGTCTTGCTATTTTGGGTTTGGATTACGGACTAAGTATAGGCATTATCGCCGGGTTTTTATCTTTAATTCCTTACTTTGGGTTGATTTTCGGCATATTTGTAAGCCTAGGATTGGCTTTGATCCAATTTGGCGACAGTCTTCCTATATTTTTAACCGCCGGATTATTTGTGGTGGGACAATTGTGTGATGATTATTGGTTAACACCAAAACTAATCGGTAATAAAACAGGTTTACATGCCTTATGGATCATCTTTGCTTT is a genomic window of Rhodospirillaceae bacterium containing:
- the mazG gene encoding nucleoside triphosphate pyrophosphohydrolase: MPSSLITQLLELVRHLRHPKNGCDWDKKQDFRSIAAYTLEEAYEVVEAVELNQPHLLKEELGDLLFQIMFYTVLAEEKTLFTFEDIVENILKKMIERHPHVFAVNKDNFSNQSEAIEKSWEMRKNVQKSSNPNGSILDLTPLHVPAILRAGKLQKKAASVGFDWGSAGDIFHKIDEEVQELKDAIKNQDLENIEEEMGDILFTCINLSRHLKIDPETALRKANRKFETRFRKMENLASDQHTVLGDVTQEKLELFWREAKKK
- a CDS encoding DNA polymerase III subunit chi, encoding MLAKEVRFYVFTKLSLVKVLKELLEKTLMRGQRAVVLVSTKDEVESLCSSLWTVEQKAFLPHGSAVDGRPERQLVWITHQLENPNQASVAFIIPGFIIPITTPFALLIILVDGLNSQEIETSNAKFLDYRSQGLNVKYYLQNESGKWQEKT
- a CDS encoding leucyl aminopeptidase, with protein sequence MKVNFVKSSSATAGTVVVGVFEEGNFGSHVQKFDQQSQGIIAKTIQYHNRFKKNLGEFVCISSPNHLSFDRLIVAGLGKKSAFTERSAENLGGHIFNQLISVNEKESTCILDEFEASDKKPANINELAAHIAYGVQLKNYRFSKYKTNIKPQDKPILEQLTIVVPDPVAAKKFYEPLEKTLEGIYLTRNLVSEPGNVIYPKSLAEAAQSLTQLGVKVEVFGIAEMKKLGMNSLLGVGQGSAHESQLLVMEWPGADKAAQPVAIVGKGVTFDSGGISIKAAANMEEMKTDMAGAATVIGLMRTLAARKSKARVVGLAGLVENMPSGTAQRPGDVVTSMSGQTIEVINTDAEGRLVLADVLWYCQQRFKPKVMIDLATLTGAIVVALGHHYAGLFSNNQTLVDQLIDASKKVSEPIWHMPLHDHYDKMINSDIADVKNSVNRGSAGSITAAHFLQRFVKDTAWAHLDIAGVAWTESEYPTTPKGATGFGVRLLNRFIADQYE
- a CDS encoding peptidylprolyl isomerase; the encoded protein is MLHVRFVFLVTIYTFANLICSPFTYAQTGLSIVATVNDDIVTELDLQQRISLVLLSSRLENTAQVRHDIAPQVLRLLIDDRLKLQEARRNNITVSDRELQSQLENIAGQNNLTIKQFSEVLAQNGIYIQSLAENFRAEIAWSKLISMKLRSSITIGQSDIERSYENLQKNAGKTQYHLYEIFLIADNPKQLDEVRQSAELLSRQARTGANFLLLAKDFSQAASAANSGEVGWIFADQLDENLRKVLVTLKAGEASQPIRTGYGYYIIFVSEQRLAPGLNPNDMGLSLARLYLPFSSKMTASERDTIVAKAKKIASQANNCDQFVRLAEETNTEIPSALPKLALSDLPANFQNALKGLNNEEKTQPIVTNEGVIILMICQTFTALQYQKEKIAQQLTLERLEQSARSYLRDLRRFAVINYRR
- the rsmA gene encoding 16S rRNA (adenine(1518)-N(6)/adenine(1519)-N(6))-dimethyltransferase RsmA — encoded protein: MKNKKNNGRTGSVIFAKHSLGQHFLLDKNITRKIVNQVSGLRLSHIIEIGPGHGTLTRALLEAGAKEVWAIEKDQRLIEPLQLLSKEFSGRLHVIHEDALKIDTPSICPEPRQIVANLPYNVGTELFIRWLHQSHAYQSMTLMFQKEVADRIIAQPFSKQYGRLSVISQFLMHSKKLFDLPPSAFVPPPKVHSSVVQLKPNLIIERIPLLEKIEKITAAGFGNRRKMLRQSLKSLTPHLAEWLKNCDVPETARAEELSIEKFFLLAKSLS
- a CDS encoding DUF2066 domain-containing protein, with the protein product MSHRIFSLSLVLLTVIFICGGYGAQAQSVYQVTDVPVDVTAKDAAVARQQAFNKAQRNAFDILISRMSLSVEDTVNLANLSFTEITTLIQDFEVINEKSSSVRYIATLSFQFKADAVKKLFRQYNIDFVETVSDRTLLLPVFSEGFKEILFEESNVWLNTWKTGLPKFSFLMPILPLGDIEDIESVSFIDNKLQIEGNAYRFLADKYQVSKVILVKLSMIDENSSKVEITTFAKEGLANSEEIMLDLPFSSYQALVNATIAHLDQQWKIEHVINHDSVNSAKFSVTFESSATWYEIRQKINKISLIEKLDLIRIGTHQIDLEIQFNGSNDKFIQAIRNTGLDIKELGISSYLITKP
- a CDS encoding AI-2E family transporter, with the protein product MAAVLKLGWRNTFFWGAVFLLLVGIIFLLSDIIMPFFAGIILAYLFNPAKKYLVGWKLGKGFSALLIIVLFICFITTFIFLMLPVFIEQFQVLSTKIPAYLATITGEGKFFFDAIRQNFSNLDNSSVYGFINKALQNLFSVLNILSLIFITPIVTFYLLRDWEPMISKINSWLPERNAPIIRQQFHEIDLMLAAYIRGKATICLFLAIFYGAGLAILGLDYGLSIGIIAGFLSLIPYFGLIFGIFVSLGLALIQFGDSLPIFLTAGLFVVGQLCDDYWLTPKLIGNKTGLHALWIIFALMAGASLFGFLGILLAIPVAVIIRVFGQYAMKAYHSSMYYKGYRLESE